A genome region from Arachis duranensis cultivar V14167 chromosome 6, aradu.V14167.gnm2.J7QH, whole genome shotgun sequence includes the following:
- the LOC107491971 gene encoding eukaryotic translation initiation factor 1A, whose protein sequence is MPKNKGKGGKNRKRGKNEADDDKRELVFKEDGQEYAQVLRMLGNGRCEAMCIDGIKRLCHIRGKMHKKVWIAAGDIILVGLRDFQNDKADVILKYMADEARLLKAYGELPDTTRLNETVGGGLEDDEDQFGDDYVEFEDEDIDKI, encoded by the coding sequence atgccgAAGAACAAGGGAAAGGGAGGGAAGAACAGGAAGAGGGGGAAGAACGAAGCGGACGACGACAAGAGAGAGCTGGTTTTCAAGGAGGACGGACAGGAATACGCGCAGGTCCTCCGTATGCTCGGTAACGGCCGCTGTGAAGCAATGTGCATCGACGGCATCAAGAGGCTCTGTCATATCAGAGGCAAGATGCACAAAAAGGTGTGGATCGCCGCCGGTGACATCATCCTCGTCGGCCTCCGCGACTTCCAGAACGACAAGGCTGACGTTATCCTCAAGTACATGGCTGACGAGGCCAGACTTCTCAAGGCCTACGGCGAGCTCCCTGACACCACCCGCCTAAACGAGACCGTCGGTGGTGGCCTCGAGGATGACGAAGACCAGTTTGGCGACGACTACGTCGAGTTCGAGGATGAGGATATCGATAAAATCTAA
- the LOC107491840 gene encoding uncharacterized protein At5g41620-like isoform X1, whose product MLLASCTVKYFKTKLVEREMERGREEKREEGIMVFVDKRGGSSTPPPLWRLHLPSHHSRINIREFLNCPTSSSLSARELCAQLWETQPYHMALLPRCRRKLPKHFADPPDTPYHQPKLERNSKRHVQASPLKHRRSVESKGCAPLPVSPASYCNSVKVAPYNISVNPTSSAELRGKCGDPKTSRELLKVLSRISSLEEQNASSMSVIKALKMELDLSQVQVRDLLQEKRMILRQIEEDKLVRKNKEHEKVKATVQSMNEEIEEERRLRQHSESVGRKLTRELSEMKSSLSSCFRDLEREQKGRILLENLCDDFAKGIRDYEREARSLRQSNGSETGQVKGENNLDRLMLHISEAWLDERRHSGGRDSVVDKLGVDIETFLHAKRSVDSGRCSSHIPCLHSLDNAAMRKQVQSEECELATQAQKHVGSSSISSEGDKVYPETDNIFGEGSVVKLSDMSESCSSSKLPKGVNDNSLMAKLLQARLHPHKPSM is encoded by the exons ATGCTGCTTGCTTCGTGCACTGTCAAgtatttcaaaacaaaattagTTGAGAGAGAGATGGAAAGAGGTAGAGAGGAGAAAAGGGAAGAAGGAATAATGGTGTTTGTGGACAAAAGGGGTGGTTCTTCCACTCCTCCACCCTTATGGAGGCTTCACCTTCCATCTCACCACTCCAGAATCAACATTCGAGAATTCCTCAACTGTCCCACATCATCGTCACTCTCTGCCAGAGAGCTCTGTGCACAACTCTGGGAGACTCAGCCCTACCACATGGCACTACTTCCCCGCTGCCGCCGCAAGCTTCCTAAACACTTTGCTGACCCTCCTGATACCCCCTATCACCAG CCCAAATTAGAACGTAATTCGAAAAGACATGTCCAAGCATCACCTCTCAAGCACCGTAGATCAGTTGAAAGTAAGGGTTGTGCTCCTCTGCCAGTGTCCCCTGCAAGTTACTGTAACTCCGTGAAG GTGGCACCGTACAATATTTCAGTAAATCCAACAAGTTCTGCGGAGTTACGGGGTAAATGTGGCGACCCTAAAACATCAAGAGAGTTACTCAAAGTACTGAGCCGCATCTCGAGCCTTGAAGAACAGAATGCATCGAGTATGTCAGTGATAAAAGCCTTGAAAATGGAGCTAGATCTTTCTCAGGTACAGGTCAGAGACTTACTACAAGAAAAGCGAATGATATTGAGGCAAATAGAAGAGGACAAGCTTGTgaggaagaacaaagaacatgaAAAAGTTAAAGCTACAGTTCAATCAATGAATGAAgagatagaagaagaaaggaggttGAGACAGCATTCGGAAAGCGTTGGTCGAAAGCTCACAAGGGAGCTTTCGGAGATGAAGTCTTCACTGTCAAGTTGTTTCAGAGATCTTGAAAGAGAGCAAAAAGGTCGGATCCTATTGGAGAATCTGTGTGACGACTTTGCCAAAGGAATAAGAGACTATGAACGAGAAGCACGTTCTCTAAGACAGAGTAATGGCTCTGAGACGGGTCAGGTTAAAGGTGAAAATAACCTTGATAGGCTAATGCTTCATATTTCAGAGGCTTGGCTTGATGAGCGCAGGCATTCAGGAGGAAGAGATTCTGTTGTTGACAAGTTAGGTGTTGATATTGAAACATTTCTTCACGCGAAAAGGTCGGTTGATTCAGGCAGATGCAGTAGCCACATCCCATGCCTGCATTCACTGGATAATGCAGCAATGAGGAAACAGGTTCAGTCAGAAGAATGTGAATTGGCAACACAAGCTCAAAAGCATGTTGGGAGCAGTTCTATATCATCAGAAGGTGATAAGGTTTATCCAGAGACAGATAATATTTTCGGGGAGGGTTCAGTGGTTAAGCTGAGTGACATGTCTGAGTCTTGTTCTTCTTCCAAATTGCCAAAGGGAGTTAATGACAACTCGCTCATGGCAAAACTGCTTCAAGCAAGATTACATCCCCACAAACCTtcaatgtga
- the LOC107491840 gene encoding uncharacterized protein At5g41620-like isoform X2 gives MLLASCTVKYFKTKLVEREMERGREEKREEGIMVFVDKRGGSSTPPPLWRLHLPSHHSRINIREFLNCPTSSSLSARELCAQLWETQPYHMALLPRCRRKLPKHFADPPDTPYHQVAPYNISVNPTSSAELRGKCGDPKTSRELLKVLSRISSLEEQNASSMSVIKALKMELDLSQVQVRDLLQEKRMILRQIEEDKLVRKNKEHEKVKATVQSMNEEIEEERRLRQHSESVGRKLTRELSEMKSSLSSCFRDLEREQKGRILLENLCDDFAKGIRDYEREARSLRQSNGSETGQVKGENNLDRLMLHISEAWLDERRHSGGRDSVVDKLGVDIETFLHAKRSVDSGRCSSHIPCLHSLDNAAMRKQVQSEECELATQAQKHVGSSSISSEGDKVYPETDNIFGEGSVVKLSDMSESCSSSKLPKGVNDNSLMAKLLQARLHPHKPSM, from the exons ATGCTGCTTGCTTCGTGCACTGTCAAgtatttcaaaacaaaattagTTGAGAGAGAGATGGAAAGAGGTAGAGAGGAGAAAAGGGAAGAAGGAATAATGGTGTTTGTGGACAAAAGGGGTGGTTCTTCCACTCCTCCACCCTTATGGAGGCTTCACCTTCCATCTCACCACTCCAGAATCAACATTCGAGAATTCCTCAACTGTCCCACATCATCGTCACTCTCTGCCAGAGAGCTCTGTGCACAACTCTGGGAGACTCAGCCCTACCACATGGCACTACTTCCCCGCTGCCGCCGCAAGCTTCCTAAACACTTTGCTGACCCTCCTGATACCCCCTATCACCAG GTGGCACCGTACAATATTTCAGTAAATCCAACAAGTTCTGCGGAGTTACGGGGTAAATGTGGCGACCCTAAAACATCAAGAGAGTTACTCAAAGTACTGAGCCGCATCTCGAGCCTTGAAGAACAGAATGCATCGAGTATGTCAGTGATAAAAGCCTTGAAAATGGAGCTAGATCTTTCTCAGGTACAGGTCAGAGACTTACTACAAGAAAAGCGAATGATATTGAGGCAAATAGAAGAGGACAAGCTTGTgaggaagaacaaagaacatgaAAAAGTTAAAGCTACAGTTCAATCAATGAATGAAgagatagaagaagaaaggaggttGAGACAGCATTCGGAAAGCGTTGGTCGAAAGCTCACAAGGGAGCTTTCGGAGATGAAGTCTTCACTGTCAAGTTGTTTCAGAGATCTTGAAAGAGAGCAAAAAGGTCGGATCCTATTGGAGAATCTGTGTGACGACTTTGCCAAAGGAATAAGAGACTATGAACGAGAAGCACGTTCTCTAAGACAGAGTAATGGCTCTGAGACGGGTCAGGTTAAAGGTGAAAATAACCTTGATAGGCTAATGCTTCATATTTCAGAGGCTTGGCTTGATGAGCGCAGGCATTCAGGAGGAAGAGATTCTGTTGTTGACAAGTTAGGTGTTGATATTGAAACATTTCTTCACGCGAAAAGGTCGGTTGATTCAGGCAGATGCAGTAGCCACATCCCATGCCTGCATTCACTGGATAATGCAGCAATGAGGAAACAGGTTCAGTCAGAAGAATGTGAATTGGCAACACAAGCTCAAAAGCATGTTGGGAGCAGTTCTATATCATCAGAAGGTGATAAGGTTTATCCAGAGACAGATAATATTTTCGGGGAGGGTTCAGTGGTTAAGCTGAGTGACATGTCTGAGTCTTGTTCTTCTTCCAAATTGCCAAAGGGAGTTAATGACAACTCGCTCATGGCAAAACTGCTTCAAGCAAGATTACATCCCCACAAACCTtcaatgtga
- the LOC107491974 gene encoding F-box/kelch-repeat protein At3g61590, producing the protein MAGETSWISHYDDDTGRDIGEFGSSLEPGEDGEKQTSVVSVDLILPDDLLERILAYLPVASIFRAGSVCKRWHDIVTSKRFLWNLSHVLHQKPWYFMFTSSDEPIGHAYDPILRKWYGIELPCIGTSNWFIASSCGMVCFMDNDSRSELCVCNPITKRFKKLEDPPGLKFSDYSALAISVSRESQCYTVAIVKSKQVPENFFQWDISIHIYNSEEVTWITPFTEVLLGWRGGDESVICNGVLYFLVYSTGAGLPANRHSLIGYNISNHSSQGSLTRNFIPVPCSLTCGRLMNLKEKLVMVGGIGKPDRPDIIKGIGIWVLNDKKWEDIARVPHKFFQGFGELDDVFASSGADDLIYIQSYGSPVLLIYDMSNKQWKWAQKCPVIKRFPLQLFTGFSFEPRLEIAP; encoded by the coding sequence ATGGCTGGAGAAACTTCATGGATCAGTCACTATGATGATGACACAGGAAGGGATATTGGGGAGTTTGGCTCATCTTTAGAGCCTGGTGAAGATGGTGAGAAACAAACAAGTGTTGTCTCTGTGGATCTTATTTTGCCGGATGACTTGTTGGAGCGGATCCTAGCCTACCTTCCTGTTGCAAGCATTTTCAGAGCTGGTTCTGTATgtaaaagatggcatgatattGTCACTTCAAAGAGGTTTTTATGGAACCTTTCTCATGTTCTACATCAAAAACCTTGGTACTTCATGTTTACAAGCTCTGATGAACCAATCGGTCATGCATATGATCCCATCCTACGGAAATGGTATGGCATTGAACTTCCCTGCATTGGCACTTCAAATTGGTTCATTGCTTCATCATGTGGTATGGTTTGCTTCATGGACAATGACAGCCGAAGTGAATTGTGTGTATGCAACCCTATTACCAAAAGGTTCAAGAAGCTGGAGGACCCTCCGGGTTTAAAATTTTCTGATTACAGTGCACTAGCAATCTCAGTTAGTAGGGAATCTCAGTGTTATACAGTGGCAATTGTAAAATCCAAGCAAGTCCCTGAGAACTTTTTCCAGTGGGATATCTCAATTCATATATACAATTCTGAAGAAGTGACTTGGATAACACCTTTCACCGAAGTTTTGTTAGGGTGGAGAGGTGGTGACGAGAGTGTAATATGTAATGGGGTGCTATACTTTTTGGTTTACTCAACAGGGGCAGGTCTACCTGCAAATCGCCATTCCCTAATTGGATATAACATCTCCAACCATTCTTCTCAAGGTAGCTTAACAAGGAACTTTATTCCAGTACCTTGTTCTCTGACATGTGGCCGTTTGATGAATCTAAAGGAAAAGCTTGTAATGGTGGGAGGTATTGGTAAACCAGATAGACCTGACATAATCAAAGGAATTGGAATCTGGGTTCTAAACGATAAGAAGTGGGAAGATATTGCACGAGTGCCTCACAAATTCTTCCAAGGCTTTGGAGAGCTTGATGATGTTTTTGCCAGCAGTGGCGCAGATGATCTCATATATATTCAAAGTTATGGATCTCCTGTGCTGCTTATATATGACATGAGCAATAAACAATGGAAATGGGCACAGAAGTGCCCTGTGATAAAAAGGTTCCCACTTCAGCTTTTCACAGGTTTTTCCTTTGAGCCTAGGCTTGAAATTGCTCCATAG
- the LOC107491842 gene encoding uncharacterized protein LOC107491842 encodes MRMVSSPGTKVLEINLISAQDLQRPKASVRRLKTYVVIWMDPSYKLRTQVDQIGGNNPTWNDRFLFRVTPEYLASVTSGFSVAIFAVGTFRDHLVGTVRILVSNILSTVEPAMKPCFSAVQVRRQSGRFQGVLNVGARVVDEFYFPAWHKVPAIGLHDLMLKVEKQRRRNKLGLSSGENSLSESSKTTSSLPSSPDDDR; translated from the coding sequence ATGAGGATGGTGTCGTCACCGGGAACGAAAGTATTGGAGATCAACTTGATTTCAGCACAAGATCTTCAGCGACCAAAGGCTTCAGTGAGGAGACTCAAAACGTACGTGGTGATATGGATGGATCCGTCCTACAAGCTCCGAACACAGGTTGACCAGATCGGCGGCAATAACCCTACCTGGAACGACAGGTTTCTCTTCCGAGTCACGCCGGAGTACCTCGCCAGCGTAACCTCTGGCTTCTCCGTAGCCATCTTTGCCGTCGGGACTTTCCGCGACCACCTCGTCGGCACGGTGAGGATCCTGGTGAGTAACATCCTCTCCACTGTAGAGCCAGCAATGAAGCCTTGCTTCAGCGCCGTCCAGGTGCGCCGCCAGTCAGGGAGATTCCAGGGGGTCTTGAACGTCGGCGCCAGGGTGGTCGACGAGTTCTACTTCCCGGCATGGCACAAGGTACCGGCGATAGGGCTCCACGATCTGATGCTGAAGGTGGAGAAGCAGCGCCGCCGCAACAAGCTGGGACTCTCGAGCGGTGAGAATTCTTTGTCGGAGTCGTCTAAGACGACGTCGTCTTTGCCATCATCACCGGACGATGACCGGTGA